A window from Thunnus albacares chromosome 19, fThuAlb1.1, whole genome shotgun sequence encodes these proteins:
- the eomesa gene encoding eomesodermin homolog a isoform X5, giving the protein MSLPGSAAGARAQVYLCNRPLWLKFHRHQTEMIITKQGRRMFPFLSFNITGLNLTAHYNVFVEIVLADPNHWRFQGGKWVTCGKADNNMQGNKMYVHPESPNTGAHWMRQEISFGKLKLTNNKGANNNNTQMIVLQSLHKYQPRLHIVEVTEDGVEDMSNEARTQTFTFPENQFIAVTAYQNTDITQLKIDHNPFAKGFRDNYDSMYTAPESDRLTPSPTDSPRSTQIVPGARYAMQPFFQDQFVNNLPQNRFYTGERAVPQTNSLLSPQSEDASAAASAQRWFVPPVQQPGSNKLDLSYDNDYSTSSLLSYGIKPLSLQTSHALSYYPDSAFASMAAGWGTRSSYQRKMTTGLPWSPRPSPPAFPEDQLGATKDKLPEESAPPASAWIETSHSLKSVDSTDSGVYSMVCKRRRMSPGGSSTENSPTIKCEDLTTEDYNKDNPKGMGYYAFYTSP; this is encoded by the exons ATGTCTCTGCCGGGTTCTGCCGCCGGAGCCAGAGCGCAGGTCTATCTCTGCAACCGGCCACTGTGGCTGAAATTCCACCGGCACCAGACCGAGATGATCATCACCAAACAGGGCAG acgGATGTTCCCATTCCTCAGTTTCAACATCACTGGACTCAACCTCACGGCCCATTACAATGTCTTTGTAGAAATTGTTTTGGCTGACCCCAATCACTGGCGCTTTCAAGGAGGAAAGTGGGTCACTTGTGGAAAAGCAGATAATAATATGCAAG GTAACAAAATGTATGTTCATCCTGAATCCCCGAATACTGGTGCTCACTGGATGAGGCAAGAAATCTCTTTTGGCAAATTGAAGCTGACCAACAATAAAGGggccaacaacaacaacacacag ATGATTGTCTTGCAGTCTCTTCACAAATACCAGCCGCGGCTGCACATTGTTGAAGTGACAGAAGACGGAGTGGAGGACATGAGCAACGAGGCCAGAACTCAGACCTTCACCTTCCCAGAGAACCAGTTTATAGCCGTCACTGCTTACCAGAACACAGAT aTCACACAGCTGAAGATCGATCACAACCCATTTGCAAAAGGCTTCCGGGACAATTATGACTC GATGTACACAGCCCCAGAGAGTGACAGGTTGACTCCATCCCCCACAGACTCTCCTCGCTCTACTCAGATTGTGCCCGGGGCCCGCTATGCCATGCAGCCTTTCTTTCAGGACCAGTTTGTCAACAACCTGCCTCAGAACCGCTTCTACACCGGCGAACGGGCCGTTCCCCAAACCAACAGCCTCCTCTCCCCACAGAGCGAGGATGCCAGCGCGGCTGCCTCTGCCCAGCGCTGGTTCGTCCCCCCAGTCCAGCAGCCGGGCTCCAACAAGCTGGATCTGTCGTACGACAATGACTATTCCACCAGCAGCCTGCTGTCCTACGGCATCAAGCCCCTATCCCTACAGACATCCCACGCCCTCAGCTACTACCCAGACTCGGCCTTTGCTTCCATGGCAGCAGGCTGGGGAACCAGAAGCTCTTACCAGCGCAAGATGACCACGGGCCTGCCCTGGTCCCCCCGTCCAAGCCCCCCAGCCTTCCCGGAGGACCAGCTGGGGGCCACTAAAGACAAGCTGCCTGAGGAGAGCGCGCCACCGGCTTCGGCCTGGATCGAGACGTCCCACTCACTGAAATCGGTGGACTCTACCGATTCTGGCGTGTACTCCATGGTCTGCAAGAGGCGCAGGATGTCCCCTGGGGGCTCAAGCACAGAGAACTCCCCAACCATCAAGTGTGAAGACTTGACTACGGAGGATTACAACAAGGACAACCCAAAAGGCATGGGTTATTATGCATTCTACACAAGCCCCTAA
- the eomesa gene encoding eomesodermin homolog a isoform X4, with protein sequence MASPCSLFPYAGQTGSVYTGSSSSRYPASLHYGSVLPPTGFSSSSVCTGRSQFSSGGYQFSQGPGCLYPSYPGTGTGIGSMSLPGSAAGARAQVYLCNRPLWLKFHRHQTEMIITKQGRRMFPFLSFNITGLNLTAHYNVFVEIVLADPNHWRFQGGKWVTCGKADNNMQGNKMYVHPESPNTGAHWMRQEISFGKLKLTNNKGANNNNTQMIVLQSLHKYQPRLHIVEVTEDGVEDMSNEARTQTFTFPENQFIAVTAYQNTDITQLKIDHNPFAKGFRDNYDSMYTAPESDRLTPSPTDSPRSTQIVPGARYAMQPFFQDQFVNNLPQNRFYTGERAVPQTNSLLSPQSEDASAAASAQRWFVPPVQQPGSNKLDLSYDNDYSTSSLLSYGIKPLSLQTSHALSYYPDSAFASMAAGWGTRSSYQRKMTTGLPWSPRPSPPAFPEDQLGATKDKLPEESAPPASAWIETSHSLKSVDSTDSGVYSMVCKRRRMSPGGSSTENSPTIKCEDLTTEDYNKDNPKGMGYYAFYTSP encoded by the exons ATGGCAAGCCCCTGTTCCCTCTTTCCCTATGCAGGACAGACCGGGTCGGTGTACACCGGGTCCAGCAGCTCCAGGTATCCGGCTTCACTTCATTACGGATCCGTCCTGCCGCCAACAggcttctcctcctcttccgtGTGCACCGGACGGAGCCAGTTTAGCAGCGGAGGGTACCAGTTCAGCCAGGGTCCGGGCTGTTTGTACCCTTCCTATCCTGGGACGGGGACGGGTATTGGCTCCATGTCTCTGCCGGGTTCTGCCGCCGGAGCCAGAGCGCAGGTCTATCTCTGCAACCGGCCACTGTGGCTGAAATTCCACCGGCACCAGACCGAGATGATCATCACCAAACAGGGCAG acgGATGTTCCCATTCCTCAGTTTCAACATCACTGGACTCAACCTCACGGCCCATTACAATGTCTTTGTAGAAATTGTTTTGGCTGACCCCAATCACTGGCGCTTTCAAGGAGGAAAGTGGGTCACTTGTGGAAAAGCAGATAATAATATGCAAG GTAACAAAATGTATGTTCATCCTGAATCCCCGAATACTGGTGCTCACTGGATGAGGCAAGAAATCTCTTTTGGCAAATTGAAGCTGACCAACAATAAAGGggccaacaacaacaacacacag ATGATTGTCTTGCAGTCTCTTCACAAATACCAGCCGCGGCTGCACATTGTTGAAGTGACAGAAGACGGAGTGGAGGACATGAGCAACGAGGCCAGAACTCAGACCTTCACCTTCCCAGAGAACCAGTTTATAGCCGTCACTGCTTACCAGAACACAGAT aTCACACAGCTGAAGATCGATCACAACCCATTTGCAAAAGGCTTCCGGGACAATTATGACTC GATGTACACAGCCCCAGAGAGTGACAGGTTGACTCCATCCCCCACAGACTCTCCTCGCTCTACTCAGATTGTGCCCGGGGCCCGCTATGCCATGCAGCCTTTCTTTCAGGACCAGTTTGTCAACAACCTGCCTCAGAACCGCTTCTACACCGGCGAACGGGCCGTTCCCCAAACCAACAGCCTCCTCTCCCCACAGAGCGAGGATGCCAGCGCGGCTGCCTCTGCCCAGCGCTGGTTCGTCCCCCCAGTCCAGCAGCCGGGCTCCAACAAGCTGGATCTGTCGTACGACAATGACTATTCCACCAGCAGCCTGCTGTCCTACGGCATCAAGCCCCTATCCCTACAGACATCCCACGCCCTCAGCTACTACCCAGACTCGGCCTTTGCTTCCATGGCAGCAGGCTGGGGAACCAGAAGCTCTTACCAGCGCAAGATGACCACGGGCCTGCCCTGGTCCCCCCGTCCAAGCCCCCCAGCCTTCCCGGAGGACCAGCTGGGGGCCACTAAAGACAAGCTGCCTGAGGAGAGCGCGCCACCGGCTTCGGCCTGGATCGAGACGTCCCACTCACTGAAATCGGTGGACTCTACCGATTCTGGCGTGTACTCCATGGTCTGCAAGAGGCGCAGGATGTCCCCTGGGGGCTCAAGCACAGAGAACTCCCCAACCATCAAGTGTGAAGACTTGACTACGGAGGATTACAACAAGGACAACCCAAAAGGCATGGGTTATTATGCATTCTACACAAGCCCCTAA
- the eomesa gene encoding eomesodermin homolog a isoform X3, which translates to MLGEGEGDAFTKTGPDGRKGSPVLGEDELTSGRRYNIDELGSDRYFISSSQASSDMASPCSLFPYAGQTGSVYTGSSSSRYPASLHYGSVLPPTGFSSSSVCTGRSQFSSGGYQFSQGPGCLYPSYPGTGTGIGSMSLPGSAAGARAQVYLCNRPLWLKFHRHQTEMIITKQGRRMFPFLSFNITGLNLTAHYNVFVEIVLADPNHWRFQGGKWVTCGKADNNMQGNKMYVHPESPNTGAHWMRQEISFGKLKLTNNKGANNNNTQMIVLQSLHKYQPRLHIVEVTEDGVEDMSNEARTQTFTFPENQFIAVTAYQNTDITQLKIDHNPFAKGFRDNYDSMYTAPESDRLTPSPTDSPRSTQIVPGARYAMQPFFQDQFVNNLPQNRFYTGERAVPQTNSLLSPQSEDASAAASAQRWFVPPVQQPGSNKLDLSYDNDYSTSSLLSYGIKPLSLQTSHALSYYPDSAFASMAAGWGTRSSYQRKMTTGLPWSPRPSPPAFPEDQLGATKDKLPEESAPPASAWIETSHSLKSVDSTDSGVYSMVCKRRRMSPGGSSTENSPTIKCEDLTTEDYNKDNPKGAKA; encoded by the exons ATGCTGGGCGAGGGAGAGGGGGACGCCTTCACTAAAACCGGGCCCGATGGGAGGAAAGGCTCCCCGGTGCTCGGTGAGGACGAGTTGACGAGCGGTCGGCGTTACAACATAGATGAACTTGGCTCTGACAGATACTTCATCTCGTCCTCCCAGGCGAGTTCCGACATGGCAAGCCCCTGTTCCCTCTTTCCCTATGCAGGACAGACCGGGTCGGTGTACACCGGGTCCAGCAGCTCCAGGTATCCGGCTTCACTTCATTACGGATCCGTCCTGCCGCCAACAggcttctcctcctcttccgtGTGCACCGGACGGAGCCAGTTTAGCAGCGGAGGGTACCAGTTCAGCCAGGGTCCGGGCTGTTTGTACCCTTCCTATCCTGGGACGGGGACGGGTATTGGCTCCATGTCTCTGCCGGGTTCTGCCGCCGGAGCCAGAGCGCAGGTCTATCTCTGCAACCGGCCACTGTGGCTGAAATTCCACCGGCACCAGACCGAGATGATCATCACCAAACAGGGCAG acgGATGTTCCCATTCCTCAGTTTCAACATCACTGGACTCAACCTCACGGCCCATTACAATGTCTTTGTAGAAATTGTTTTGGCTGACCCCAATCACTGGCGCTTTCAAGGAGGAAAGTGGGTCACTTGTGGAAAAGCAGATAATAATATGCAAG GTAACAAAATGTATGTTCATCCTGAATCCCCGAATACTGGTGCTCACTGGATGAGGCAAGAAATCTCTTTTGGCAAATTGAAGCTGACCAACAATAAAGGggccaacaacaacaacacacag ATGATTGTCTTGCAGTCTCTTCACAAATACCAGCCGCGGCTGCACATTGTTGAAGTGACAGAAGACGGAGTGGAGGACATGAGCAACGAGGCCAGAACTCAGACCTTCACCTTCCCAGAGAACCAGTTTATAGCCGTCACTGCTTACCAGAACACAGAT aTCACACAGCTGAAGATCGATCACAACCCATTTGCAAAAGGCTTCCGGGACAATTATGACTC GATGTACACAGCCCCAGAGAGTGACAGGTTGACTCCATCCCCCACAGACTCTCCTCGCTCTACTCAGATTGTGCCCGGGGCCCGCTATGCCATGCAGCCTTTCTTTCAGGACCAGTTTGTCAACAACCTGCCTCAGAACCGCTTCTACACCGGCGAACGGGCCGTTCCCCAAACCAACAGCCTCCTCTCCCCACAGAGCGAGGATGCCAGCGCGGCTGCCTCTGCCCAGCGCTGGTTCGTCCCCCCAGTCCAGCAGCCGGGCTCCAACAAGCTGGATCTGTCGTACGACAATGACTATTCCACCAGCAGCCTGCTGTCCTACGGCATCAAGCCCCTATCCCTACAGACATCCCACGCCCTCAGCTACTACCCAGACTCGGCCTTTGCTTCCATGGCAGCAGGCTGGGGAACCAGAAGCTCTTACCAGCGCAAGATGACCACGGGCCTGCCCTGGTCCCCCCGTCCAAGCCCCCCAGCCTTCCCGGAGGACCAGCTGGGGGCCACTAAAGACAAGCTGCCTGAGGAGAGCGCGCCACCGGCTTCGGCCTGGATCGAGACGTCCCACTCACTGAAATCGGTGGACTCTACCGATTCTGGCGTGTACTCCATGGTCTGCAAGAGGCGCAGGATGTCCCCTGGGGGCTCAAGCACAGAGAACTCCCCAACCATCAAGTGTGAAGACTTGACTACGGAGGATTACAACAAGGACAACCCAAAAG GTGCCAAAGCTTAG
- the eomesa gene encoding eomesodermin homolog a isoform X1 — translation MQLENILPSASINLPKTFYNLSSSDSANNSPRPSSQLDYQEVDRTESESNSAPKKYLSGVGNGMLGEGEGDAFTKTGPDGRKGSPVLGEDELTSGRRYNIDELGSDRYFISSSQASSDMASPCSLFPYAGQTGSVYTGSSSSRYPASLHYGSVLPPTGFSSSSVCTGRSQFSSGGYQFSQGPGCLYPSYPGTGTGIGSMSLPGSAAGARAQVYLCNRPLWLKFHRHQTEMIITKQGRRMFPFLSFNITGLNLTAHYNVFVEIVLADPNHWRFQGGKWVTCGKADNNMQGNKMYVHPESPNTGAHWMRQEISFGKLKLTNNKGANNNNTQMIVLQSLHKYQPRLHIVEVTEDGVEDMSNEARTQTFTFPENQFIAVTAYQNTDITQLKIDHNPFAKGFRDNYDSMYTAPESDRLTPSPTDSPRSTQIVPGARYAMQPFFQDQFVNNLPQNRFYTGERAVPQTNSLLSPQSEDASAAASAQRWFVPPVQQPGSNKLDLSYDNDYSTSSLLSYGIKPLSLQTSHALSYYPDSAFASMAAGWGTRSSYQRKMTTGLPWSPRPSPPAFPEDQLGATKDKLPEESAPPASAWIETSHSLKSVDSTDSGVYSMVCKRRRMSPGGSSTENSPTIKCEDLTTEDYNKDNPKGMGYYAFYTSP, via the exons ATGCAGTTAGAGAACATCCTTCCCAGCGCTAGCATCAATTTACCCAAGACCTTTTACAATCTTTCCTCGTCGGACAGTGCCAACAACAGCCCGAGGCCATCATCGCAGCTTGACTATCAAGAAGTCGACCGGACGGAATCAGAGTCTAACAGCGCTCCTAAGAAATATCTGAGCGGGGTGGGAAACGGGATGCTGGGCGAGGGAGAGGGGGACGCCTTCACTAAAACCGGGCCCGATGGGAGGAAAGGCTCCCCGGTGCTCGGTGAGGACGAGTTGACGAGCGGTCGGCGTTACAACATAGATGAACTTGGCTCTGACAGATACTTCATCTCGTCCTCCCAGGCGAGTTCCGACATGGCAAGCCCCTGTTCCCTCTTTCCCTATGCAGGACAGACCGGGTCGGTGTACACCGGGTCCAGCAGCTCCAGGTATCCGGCTTCACTTCATTACGGATCCGTCCTGCCGCCAACAggcttctcctcctcttccgtGTGCACCGGACGGAGCCAGTTTAGCAGCGGAGGGTACCAGTTCAGCCAGGGTCCGGGCTGTTTGTACCCTTCCTATCCTGGGACGGGGACGGGTATTGGCTCCATGTCTCTGCCGGGTTCTGCCGCCGGAGCCAGAGCGCAGGTCTATCTCTGCAACCGGCCACTGTGGCTGAAATTCCACCGGCACCAGACCGAGATGATCATCACCAAACAGGGCAG acgGATGTTCCCATTCCTCAGTTTCAACATCACTGGACTCAACCTCACGGCCCATTACAATGTCTTTGTAGAAATTGTTTTGGCTGACCCCAATCACTGGCGCTTTCAAGGAGGAAAGTGGGTCACTTGTGGAAAAGCAGATAATAATATGCAAG GTAACAAAATGTATGTTCATCCTGAATCCCCGAATACTGGTGCTCACTGGATGAGGCAAGAAATCTCTTTTGGCAAATTGAAGCTGACCAACAATAAAGGggccaacaacaacaacacacag ATGATTGTCTTGCAGTCTCTTCACAAATACCAGCCGCGGCTGCACATTGTTGAAGTGACAGAAGACGGAGTGGAGGACATGAGCAACGAGGCCAGAACTCAGACCTTCACCTTCCCAGAGAACCAGTTTATAGCCGTCACTGCTTACCAGAACACAGAT aTCACACAGCTGAAGATCGATCACAACCCATTTGCAAAAGGCTTCCGGGACAATTATGACTC GATGTACACAGCCCCAGAGAGTGACAGGTTGACTCCATCCCCCACAGACTCTCCTCGCTCTACTCAGATTGTGCCCGGGGCCCGCTATGCCATGCAGCCTTTCTTTCAGGACCAGTTTGTCAACAACCTGCCTCAGAACCGCTTCTACACCGGCGAACGGGCCGTTCCCCAAACCAACAGCCTCCTCTCCCCACAGAGCGAGGATGCCAGCGCGGCTGCCTCTGCCCAGCGCTGGTTCGTCCCCCCAGTCCAGCAGCCGGGCTCCAACAAGCTGGATCTGTCGTACGACAATGACTATTCCACCAGCAGCCTGCTGTCCTACGGCATCAAGCCCCTATCCCTACAGACATCCCACGCCCTCAGCTACTACCCAGACTCGGCCTTTGCTTCCATGGCAGCAGGCTGGGGAACCAGAAGCTCTTACCAGCGCAAGATGACCACGGGCCTGCCCTGGTCCCCCCGTCCAAGCCCCCCAGCCTTCCCGGAGGACCAGCTGGGGGCCACTAAAGACAAGCTGCCTGAGGAGAGCGCGCCACCGGCTTCGGCCTGGATCGAGACGTCCCACTCACTGAAATCGGTGGACTCTACCGATTCTGGCGTGTACTCCATGGTCTGCAAGAGGCGCAGGATGTCCCCTGGGGGCTCAAGCACAGAGAACTCCCCAACCATCAAGTGTGAAGACTTGACTACGGAGGATTACAACAAGGACAACCCAAAAGGCATGGGTTATTATGCATTCTACACAAGCCCCTAA
- the eomesa gene encoding eomesodermin homolog a isoform X2: protein MLGEGEGDAFTKTGPDGRKGSPVLGEDELTSGRRYNIDELGSDRYFISSSQASSDMASPCSLFPYAGQTGSVYTGSSSSRYPASLHYGSVLPPTGFSSSSVCTGRSQFSSGGYQFSQGPGCLYPSYPGTGTGIGSMSLPGSAAGARAQVYLCNRPLWLKFHRHQTEMIITKQGRRMFPFLSFNITGLNLTAHYNVFVEIVLADPNHWRFQGGKWVTCGKADNNMQGNKMYVHPESPNTGAHWMRQEISFGKLKLTNNKGANNNNTQMIVLQSLHKYQPRLHIVEVTEDGVEDMSNEARTQTFTFPENQFIAVTAYQNTDITQLKIDHNPFAKGFRDNYDSMYTAPESDRLTPSPTDSPRSTQIVPGARYAMQPFFQDQFVNNLPQNRFYTGERAVPQTNSLLSPQSEDASAAASAQRWFVPPVQQPGSNKLDLSYDNDYSTSSLLSYGIKPLSLQTSHALSYYPDSAFASMAAGWGTRSSYQRKMTTGLPWSPRPSPPAFPEDQLGATKDKLPEESAPPASAWIETSHSLKSVDSTDSGVYSMVCKRRRMSPGGSSTENSPTIKCEDLTTEDYNKDNPKGMGYYAFYTSP, encoded by the exons ATGCTGGGCGAGGGAGAGGGGGACGCCTTCACTAAAACCGGGCCCGATGGGAGGAAAGGCTCCCCGGTGCTCGGTGAGGACGAGTTGACGAGCGGTCGGCGTTACAACATAGATGAACTTGGCTCTGACAGATACTTCATCTCGTCCTCCCAGGCGAGTTCCGACATGGCAAGCCCCTGTTCCCTCTTTCCCTATGCAGGACAGACCGGGTCGGTGTACACCGGGTCCAGCAGCTCCAGGTATCCGGCTTCACTTCATTACGGATCCGTCCTGCCGCCAACAggcttctcctcctcttccgtGTGCACCGGACGGAGCCAGTTTAGCAGCGGAGGGTACCAGTTCAGCCAGGGTCCGGGCTGTTTGTACCCTTCCTATCCTGGGACGGGGACGGGTATTGGCTCCATGTCTCTGCCGGGTTCTGCCGCCGGAGCCAGAGCGCAGGTCTATCTCTGCAACCGGCCACTGTGGCTGAAATTCCACCGGCACCAGACCGAGATGATCATCACCAAACAGGGCAG acgGATGTTCCCATTCCTCAGTTTCAACATCACTGGACTCAACCTCACGGCCCATTACAATGTCTTTGTAGAAATTGTTTTGGCTGACCCCAATCACTGGCGCTTTCAAGGAGGAAAGTGGGTCACTTGTGGAAAAGCAGATAATAATATGCAAG GTAACAAAATGTATGTTCATCCTGAATCCCCGAATACTGGTGCTCACTGGATGAGGCAAGAAATCTCTTTTGGCAAATTGAAGCTGACCAACAATAAAGGggccaacaacaacaacacacag ATGATTGTCTTGCAGTCTCTTCACAAATACCAGCCGCGGCTGCACATTGTTGAAGTGACAGAAGACGGAGTGGAGGACATGAGCAACGAGGCCAGAACTCAGACCTTCACCTTCCCAGAGAACCAGTTTATAGCCGTCACTGCTTACCAGAACACAGAT aTCACACAGCTGAAGATCGATCACAACCCATTTGCAAAAGGCTTCCGGGACAATTATGACTC GATGTACACAGCCCCAGAGAGTGACAGGTTGACTCCATCCCCCACAGACTCTCCTCGCTCTACTCAGATTGTGCCCGGGGCCCGCTATGCCATGCAGCCTTTCTTTCAGGACCAGTTTGTCAACAACCTGCCTCAGAACCGCTTCTACACCGGCGAACGGGCCGTTCCCCAAACCAACAGCCTCCTCTCCCCACAGAGCGAGGATGCCAGCGCGGCTGCCTCTGCCCAGCGCTGGTTCGTCCCCCCAGTCCAGCAGCCGGGCTCCAACAAGCTGGATCTGTCGTACGACAATGACTATTCCACCAGCAGCCTGCTGTCCTACGGCATCAAGCCCCTATCCCTACAGACATCCCACGCCCTCAGCTACTACCCAGACTCGGCCTTTGCTTCCATGGCAGCAGGCTGGGGAACCAGAAGCTCTTACCAGCGCAAGATGACCACGGGCCTGCCCTGGTCCCCCCGTCCAAGCCCCCCAGCCTTCCCGGAGGACCAGCTGGGGGCCACTAAAGACAAGCTGCCTGAGGAGAGCGCGCCACCGGCTTCGGCCTGGATCGAGACGTCCCACTCACTGAAATCGGTGGACTCTACCGATTCTGGCGTGTACTCCATGGTCTGCAAGAGGCGCAGGATGTCCCCTGGGGGCTCAAGCACAGAGAACTCCCCAACCATCAAGTGTGAAGACTTGACTACGGAGGATTACAACAAGGACAACCCAAAAGGCATGGGTTATTATGCATTCTACACAAGCCCCTAA